One region of Pseudomonadota bacterium genomic DNA includes:
- a CDS encoding Crp/Fnr family transcriptional regulator, producing MKQYIDNIKTVHLFSALKYNEIEAISRITALKRYPKGYVVFQEGEQGDALYIIVNGKVKVSIYDEDGREYILDIIGKDGFFGELSLIDELPRSADIITTEDSTFLVIKRVEFLKLLVDNPVITLSILKTLSKRLRAADERIRGFAFLSVEGRILKYLIDIGERTGVKVKNYLIIENGPSQIEIASSCGCSRETVSRMIKNLVEKDVLSSGKRRYTIHLPETSF from the coding sequence ATGAAGCAATATATCGACAACATAAAGACTGTCCACCTGTTCTCCGCATTGAAATACAACGAGATAGAGGCAATCTCCAGGATAACGGCGCTCAAACGCTATCCAAAAGGTTATGTGGTCTTTCAAGAGGGGGAACAAGGGGATGCCCTGTACATTATCGTTAACGGCAAGGTAAAGGTGTCGATCTACGACGAGGACGGCAGGGAATATATCCTTGATATAATAGGAAAAGACGGCTTTTTTGGAGAACTTTCTCTTATTGATGAACTGCCGAGGTCTGCAGATATCATAACGACTGAGGACTCGACATTTTTAGTTATAAAGAGGGTTGAATTCTTAAAGCTCCTCGTAGATAATCCCGTAATCACCCTGAGCATACTGAAAACCCTGTCAAAAAGACTGAGGGCTGCAGATGAAAGGATCAGGGGATTTGCCTTTTTAAGCGTTGAAGGAAGAATCCTGAAATACCTAATAGATATTGGCGAGAGAACGGGCGTTAAAGTAAAAAATTATCTGATCATAGAAAACGGTCCTTCACAAATTGAAATAGCAAGCTCATGCGGATGTTCGCGCGAGACTGTTTCAAGGATGATAAAAAATCTTGTCGAAAAAGACGTCCTCAGCTCTGGAAAGAGGCGCTACACTATACACCTCCCGGAAACGTCCTTCTAA
- the alaS gene encoding alanine--tRNA ligase, which yields MTSKEIRKKFLDYFSSNGHTVVPSSSLVPDKDPTLLFVNAGMVQFKNTFLGIEKRPYSTATTCQKCVRAGGKHNDLENVGKTLRHHTFFEMLGNFSFGDYFKKEAIAYAWEFLKDVVRLDENRMWITVYEKDEDAEKLWKDIGVREDRIVRLGEKDNFWSMGDEGPCGPCSEIIYDLGEGIGCGQPSCKVGCDCDRYLEIWNLVFMEFDRAKDGSLKKLPRPSIDTGMGLERICSILQGKIGNYETDLFSPILAAIGDIAGCTYGNDAKTDIAMRVIADHIRGATFIINDGVLPSKDGRGYVLRRIIRRALRYGKKIGIEKEYLYKLSSVIVDVMDDVYPEIKSNHPYIVRVLKGEEERFIETLGIGMRVYEEIADEIKSKGGHTIPGELVYKLYDTHGFPLDITKEIAEEDGLSVDMPGFEQALGEQKQRSRTGSRIKGETLDEGHAAILKADTKNIFVGYEDLEADSMILNIVKDQGMVEELGEGEEGRLFFDITPFYAQSGGQVEDEGIIETPAGKARVINVEKIKEDLFSHRVIVEKGVLKKGDGARLSVDKNRRKSVARNHTATHLLQYALRQVLGTHVKQSGSLVEKDRLRFDFTHFQAISHEEIAQVEDIVNRKIMGCTDVVTDIKTREDAIREGATALFEEKYGQNVRVVGIADFSKELCGGTHARNTGEIGSFSIVSEGSLASGVRRIEAVTGEAAVVFNREKKQTINAIALVSNIESAKVLEKVQGIMEELREKEKEIEKLKNEIIIYRVDDALQHAYEKDGVRIISIFTDNAKADDLRKMTDIIRSKAKSCIALVGTIDEAKGMLVVAVSKDIQNTYSAGKIVKKLAEKYNGKGGGGPQIAQGGVPAEALANAIKDIQTVLDSRT from the coding sequence GTGACATCAAAGGAAATACGGAAGAAGTTTTTAGATTATTTTTCATCAAATGGCCACACTGTTGTGCCAAGTTCATCTCTGGTGCCGGACAAGGACCCCACGCTCCTGTTCGTTAATGCCGGGATGGTGCAGTTCAAGAATACATTTCTCGGGATTGAGAAAAGACCGTACAGCACTGCAACCACATGCCAGAAGTGCGTACGCGCCGGCGGTAAGCATAACGATCTTGAGAATGTTGGGAAAACATTGCGGCATCATACGTTTTTTGAGATGCTCGGCAATTTCTCCTTCGGGGATTATTTTAAAAAAGAGGCTATAGCCTATGCCTGGGAATTTTTAAAAGACGTAGTAAGGCTTGACGAAAACAGAATGTGGATTACGGTATATGAAAAAGATGAAGATGCTGAAAAGCTCTGGAAAGATATAGGTGTCCGGGAAGACAGAATTGTCAGGCTCGGCGAGAAAGACAATTTCTGGTCCATGGGGGATGAAGGCCCATGTGGTCCCTGCTCGGAGATCATCTATGACCTTGGCGAAGGAATAGGATGCGGGCAACCCTCATGCAAGGTAGGCTGCGATTGCGACAGGTATCTTGAGATCTGGAACCTTGTATTCATGGAATTCGATAGGGCAAAAGACGGCTCGTTGAAGAAATTGCCCCGCCCTTCCATAGATACAGGTATGGGGCTTGAGAGGATTTGCTCGATACTCCAGGGGAAGATAGGAAATTATGAGACAGACCTGTTCAGCCCGATCCTTGCAGCGATCGGGGATATTGCAGGATGTACATACGGCAACGATGCAAAGACGGATATTGCTATGAGGGTCATAGCGGACCATATCAGGGGCGCAACCTTTATTATAAATGACGGTGTTCTGCCTTCAAAAGACGGCAGAGGCTATGTTTTGAGAAGGATTATACGGCGGGCATTAAGGTACGGTAAAAAAATAGGCATAGAAAAAGAATACCTGTACAAGCTCTCTTCAGTAATTGTAGATGTGATGGATGATGTGTATCCAGAAATTAAAAGCAACCATCCTTACATAGTGCGTGTTCTGAAAGGCGAAGAGGAGAGGTTCATTGAAACCCTTGGCATAGGCATGAGAGTATACGAGGAAATTGCCGATGAGATAAAATCAAAAGGCGGACACACCATACCCGGCGAACTTGTCTATAAACTTTACGACACACACGGTTTTCCCCTCGATATTACAAAAGAGATAGCAGAGGAAGACGGCCTTTCTGTTGACATGCCCGGCTTTGAACAGGCACTCGGCGAACAGAAACAAAGGTCAAGGACAGGCTCAAGGATCAAAGGCGAAACCCTGGATGAAGGGCATGCTGCAATATTGAAGGCAGATACGAAAAACATCTTTGTCGGATATGAAGACCTTGAGGCAGACAGCATGATCTTAAACATTGTCAAAGACCAGGGCATGGTTGAAGAACTTGGCGAAGGCGAAGAAGGAAGGCTCTTTTTCGATATAACACCTTTTTATGCACAAAGCGGCGGTCAGGTTGAGGATGAGGGGATCATTGAAACGCCTGCCGGAAAAGCAAGGGTTATTAACGTTGAAAAGATAAAGGAAGACCTTTTCTCGCACAGGGTTATTGTTGAAAAAGGGGTACTGAAGAAAGGCGACGGGGCTCGCTTATCGGTTGATAAAAACAGGCGTAAGTCTGTGGCAAGAAACCATACTGCGACACACCTCCTCCAGTATGCATTGCGGCAGGTGCTCGGGACACACGTGAAACAGTCAGGTTCCCTTGTGGAAAAGGACAGACTGAGGTTCGATTTTACCCATTTTCAGGCCATAAGCCATGAAGAAATAGCACAGGTTGAAGACATCGTGAACAGAAAAATCATGGGGTGTACAGATGTCGTTACCGATATAAAAACACGGGAGGATGCGATACGGGAAGGCGCAACCGCCTTATTTGAGGAAAAATACGGTCAAAACGTGCGGGTTGTCGGTATAGCCGATTTCAGTAAAGAACTTTGCGGAGGCACCCATGCGAGAAACACCGGAGAGATAGGCAGTTTTTCCATCGTAAGCGAGGGCTCCCTTGCATCCGGCGTAAGGAGAATAGAAGCGGTTACCGGGGAAGCGGCTGTTGTATTCAACAGGGAGAAGAAGCAGACTATCAATGCAATTGCCCTGGTATCCAATATTGAGTCTGCAAAAGTCCTGGAGAAGGTTCAAGGGATTATGGAAGAACTGCGGGAAAAAGAAAAAGAAATTGAAAAACTGAAAAATGAGATTATCATATACAGGGTTGATGATGCCCTGCAACATGCCTACGAGAAGGACGGGGTCAGGATTATATCCATCTTTACTGACAACGCAAAGGCGGATGATCTGAGAAAAATGACCGATATAATCAGGAGCAAGGCAAAAAGCTGCATCGCACTCGTCGGAACAATAGATGAAGCAAAAGGGATGCTCGTTGTTGCAGTGAGCAAGGATATTCAGAACACATACAGTGCAGGAAAGATTGTCAAAAAGCTCGCAGAAAAATATAATGGAAAGGGCGGCGGCGGGCCTCAGATTGCACAGGGCGGCGTTCCTGCCGAGGCGCTCGCGAATGCAATAAAAGACATACAAACGGTACTGGACAGCCGGACATGA
- a CDS encoding ParB/RepB/Spo0J family partition protein, with protein sequence MTEQNKVESPEFMYLPLESIIVEEQIRSGINTEGESFKALMESIRDRGVLEPALVTQKDGKYLLLCGERRYLAAQKLELPSIPVRVVDAVTQKYEILALQLTENLQREDLNPMDQARGMLTYIQAKHPDKGYDLDGVMSELVMYNRRLEDLPEQFAFTVNAIIEISGKSYPTLFRTISLLKLAPDKTFS encoded by the coding sequence ATGACTGAACAAAACAAGGTTGAAAGTCCGGAATTTATGTACCTGCCTCTGGAAAGCATTATTGTGGAAGAACAGATTCGCTCAGGAATAAATACGGAGGGTGAGTCCTTCAAGGCACTTATGGAATCTATCAGAGACCGGGGCGTACTTGAACCTGCCCTTGTTACACAAAAGGACGGTAAGTATCTGCTCCTCTGCGGAGAACGCCGTTATCTGGCAGCACAGAAGCTCGAACTTCCATCCATCCCTGTGCGTGTTGTAGATGCAGTAACCCAGAAATATGAGATACTTGCCTTGCAATTAACAGAGAACCTCCAGAGAGAAGACCTGAATCCCATGGATCAGGCAAGGGGGATGCTTACATATATTCAGGCAAAACATCCTGATAAAGGGTATGATTTGGACGGAGTGATGAGTGAATTAGTAATGTACAATCGGAGGCTCGAAGACCTGCCGGAACAATTTGCGTTCACTGTGAACGCAATTATAGAAATCTCCGGAAAGTCTTATCCCACCTTGTTCCGCACGATTTCACTTTTAAAACTTGCTCCTGATAAAACTTTCTCCTGA
- a CDS encoding efflux RND transporter permease subunit — MNLSEIWIKRPVMTILVMFGVLFFGILSYTSLPINDLPATDFPTIQVSASMPGASPETMASNVAKPLEKYFSSIAGLTSMSSQSFKGSTTVTLQFTLDRNIDNCAQDVNAKINAATGELPMQNMPGPPTFDKVNPSDQPIIYLALTSNTMPLNKLNDYGENFLAQNFSTVNGVSRVIVYGRKYAVRVQVNPKLLANKGIGINDVENAVKKGNVNLPGGTLDGQFQAFTIDSNGQLLAAEPYRQMIVTYNNGKPVRVKDVGDAIDGVEKDKQFAAWFGTKEKFQYAIVLAIKKQPGANAVKVSQGIKDIIPKLKTMIPESIEWHTIYDSSEYIEESIADVQFTLILTIFIVLIVIFLFLRSFRSTIIPNIAIPLSIIATFSAMDLLGYSLNNLSLMALVLAVGLVVDDAIVMLENVVRRMEMGEDAMTASLNGSKEIGFTIISMTLSLVVVFIPILLMPGLIGKLFREFAVSIAVAILLSGFISITLTPMLCSRLLKGFSGKKNEGGFYQSIEHIIEMGTEYYGSTLKFVLRHRLMTLVFTIFVMIGTAFMFMKIPKGFLPSQDQNFFSAWVQAADRISFDDMVKHQAAANEIVQKEPDIETFVSVAGLNTYSQGVIFVKTKNLHQRKRSIDQIIDDIRPKLNSIPGIFVFPQNPPPIQIGAGSSLAQYQFTLQGSDISELYKFAGIFETRMKGIPGLTDVNTDVKLNNPKIYINVDRDKASSLGLSFDQVQNTFFSAYASRKISTIYAELNEYYVILEVQPEFKQDPNALSYLYIQSNAGKPISLSTVARLEETTGPTSVNHTGQLTSATVSFNLKPGYSIGNAVEATKKLATDMNIPTSVSYSFQGSAEEFQKSFGSMGFLLAITILILYMILGILYESFIHPITILTALPLAGFGAILTLLIFGRELDMYGMVGIILLIGIVKKNGIMMVDFALEAERTEGLNSEDSIHKACLIRFRPIMMTTLAALFGSMPLALGIGAGGDARQPMGLAVVGGLLFSQLMTLYVTPVFYVYFDGLNKWLTTGRHKKASQPE; from the coding sequence GTGAACCTTTCTGAAATATGGATTAAAAGACCGGTTATGACCATTCTGGTCATGTTCGGCGTACTTTTTTTCGGTATTTTAAGTTATACGTCTCTGCCGATCAATGACCTCCCGGCTACGGATTTCCCGACCATACAGGTAAGCGCCTCAATGCCCGGCGCAAGCCCTGAAACCATGGCATCCAATGTTGCAAAACCTCTGGAAAAATATTTTTCAAGCATAGCGGGATTGACATCCATGTCGTCCCAGAGCTTTAAGGGGAGCACCACCGTCACACTTCAGTTTACACTGGACCGCAACATCGACAACTGCGCCCAGGATGTAAACGCAAAGATCAACGCTGCCACAGGGGAGCTCCCCATGCAGAATATGCCGGGTCCTCCCACCTTCGACAAGGTGAATCCCTCTGACCAGCCGATCATTTACCTTGCCCTTACTTCCAACACCATGCCCTTGAACAAGCTGAACGATTACGGGGAAAATTTTCTTGCACAAAACTTCTCTACAGTAAACGGTGTATCACGGGTCATCGTATACGGGCGAAAGTATGCGGTTCGCGTTCAGGTTAATCCAAAGCTCCTTGCCAACAAAGGCATCGGGATAAACGATGTTGAGAATGCGGTAAAAAAAGGCAATGTGAACCTGCCGGGCGGGACACTGGATGGTCAGTTCCAGGCTTTTACCATTGATTCCAACGGTCAGCTTCTCGCTGCCGAACCATACCGGCAGATGATTGTAACATACAACAACGGCAAACCTGTCAGAGTCAAAGATGTGGGTGACGCCATTGACGGCGTTGAAAAAGACAAACAGTTTGCCGCATGGTTCGGGACAAAGGAAAAATTTCAATACGCCATCGTCCTTGCCATAAAAAAACAGCCCGGCGCAAATGCCGTGAAGGTATCCCAGGGCATCAAGGATATTATTCCGAAGTTGAAAACCATGATACCGGAATCAATAGAATGGCATACGATCTATGATTCCTCGGAATACATTGAAGAATCCATTGCGGACGTGCAGTTTACCCTGATCCTGACGATTTTTATTGTTCTCATCGTCATATTCTTGTTTTTGAGGTCATTCAGGTCTACCATAATACCGAATATCGCGATTCCCCTTTCGATTATCGCCACCTTTTCTGCAATGGACCTGCTCGGATACAGCCTTAACAACCTATCCCTTATGGCCCTCGTCCTTGCTGTGGGGCTCGTTGTGGACGACGCCATAGTCATGCTTGAAAATGTCGTCCGCCGCATGGAGATGGGCGAGGATGCCATGACAGCATCGCTGAACGGCTCAAAAGAGATCGGTTTTACGATCATCTCGATGACCTTGTCTCTCGTGGTAGTTTTTATACCTATCCTTTTAATGCCCGGCCTCATCGGGAAGCTTTTCCGTGAATTTGCAGTGAGCATTGCCGTGGCAATCCTGCTTTCAGGCTTTATATCCATCACTTTGACCCCCATGCTTTGCAGCAGGCTTTTGAAAGGCTTTTCCGGAAAAAAGAATGAGGGAGGGTTTTACCAGAGCATCGAGCACATTATTGAAATGGGGACTGAATATTATGGATCGACCTTGAAGTTTGTTCTCAGACACCGGCTGATGACGCTCGTTTTTACCATATTCGTTATGATCGGCACAGCCTTCATGTTTATGAAAATACCTAAGGGCTTTCTGCCGAGTCAGGATCAGAATTTCTTTTCTGCCTGGGTTCAGGCGGCAGACAGGATCTCCTTTGACGACATGGTTAAACATCAGGCAGCAGCAAATGAGATAGTGCAAAAAGAGCCTGATATCGAGACCTTTGTTTCCGTTGCAGGGCTAAATACATACAGCCAGGGCGTCATATTCGTTAAAACGAAAAATCTGCATCAAAGAAAGAGGTCGATAGATCAGATTATTGATGATATCCGGCCCAAGCTGAATAGTATTCCGGGGATTTTTGTCTTTCCTCAAAACCCTCCGCCCATCCAGATAGGCGCAGGTTCTTCCCTTGCCCAATACCAGTTTACACTTCAGGGCTCGGATATCAGTGAACTTTATAAATTTGCAGGTATATTCGAAACCAGGATGAAGGGCATTCCCGGCTTGACAGACGTTAATACCGACGTGAAACTGAACAATCCTAAGATATACATAAACGTGGACAGGGATAAGGCGTCATCACTGGGGCTTTCTTTTGATCAGGTACAGAATACCTTTTTTTCCGCTTATGCGTCGCGCAAAATATCAACGATATATGCGGAGCTTAACGAATACTACGTGATACTCGAAGTTCAACCGGAGTTTAAGCAGGACCCGAATGCGCTTTCATACCTTTACATCCAATCCAATGCCGGAAAGCCTATCTCGTTAAGCACTGTGGCGCGCCTTGAGGAAACGACAGGCCCGACAAGCGTCAACCATACAGGTCAGCTTACGTCCGCCACTGTTTCCTTTAACCTGAAACCGGGTTACTCGATAGGCAATGCCGTTGAAGCCACAAAAAAACTCGCCACAGATATGAATATCCCCACGAGTGTGTCATACAGTTTTCAGGGGTCGGCGGAAGAATTTCAGAAGTCATTCGGGAGCATGGGCTTTTTGCTGGCGATCACGATCCTTATACTTTACATGATCCTCGGCATCCTCTATGAAAGCTTTATACACCCCATTACCATACTGACAGCTCTCCCGCTTGCAGGGTTCGGCGCTATACTCACGCTGCTTATCTTCGGCAGGGAGCTTGACATGTACGGTATGGTGGGCATTATACTTCTTATCGGCATCGTTAAGAAGAATGGCATTATGATGGTTGACTTTGCCCTTGAGGCTGAAAGAACTGAGGGGTTAAACTCCGAGGACTCTATCCATAAAGCATGTTTGATACGTTTCCGTCCGATTATGATGACCACGCTGGCGGCACTTTTTGGTTCCATGCCCCTTGCGCTCGGCATAGGCGCAGGAGGAGACGCCCGTCAACCCATGGGACTTGCTGTTGTTGGCGGTCTTCTCTTTTCACAGCTTATGACTCTCTATGTAACACCGGTATTTTACGTCTACTTTGACGGACTGAACAAGTGGCTCACCACGGGAAGACACAAAAAAGCAAGTCAACCTGAATAA
- a CDS encoding efflux RND transporter periplasmic adaptor subunit: MKSKKVTIIVIVIVLVIAGYFALSKKKPPPPVKHSVPVLAGKAVQKTMPLIIEAIGSVEANNSVTIYSRVVGLLQKIHFKEGQDVQKGDLIFTLDPAPFKEKLRNAEAKLAQDTAQLKYNESEAKRYAFLMEKGAVSKSDFENKQTLAATQEAIVNGDKADADNARLNVDFCYIRAPLTGRTGAYIVHEGTMIKDNDTKLAVINQIIPIYVKFSVAEKQLPDIRKYMASNKLKVRAFTPGFQDKTLEGTLSFIDNTVDPATGMIMLKATFANKDKFLWPGQFVNIVLQLTEEPNSIVVPAAAVQISQSGSYIFVVKPDKKVEYRLVTVSRTIGNETVITKGILADETVVTDGQLKLREGFPVEIRDFLTPAVSGATAKPVDTPNKK, encoded by the coding sequence ATGAAAAGCAAAAAAGTCACAATAATTGTAATTGTCATTGTTCTGGTTATCGCCGGTTATTTTGCGTTATCGAAAAAGAAACCGCCGCCTCCGGTAAAACACAGCGTGCCTGTCCTTGCAGGAAAAGCTGTTCAGAAAACAATGCCTTTAATAATAGAGGCAATCGGGTCAGTTGAAGCAAATAATAGCGTTACCATATATTCCCGCGTGGTAGGACTGCTTCAAAAAATCCATTTCAAAGAAGGACAGGATGTTCAAAAAGGCGATCTGATTTTTACGCTGGACCCGGCGCCCTTTAAGGAAAAACTCAGGAACGCCGAGGCAAAGCTTGCGCAGGATACGGCCCAATTAAAATATAACGAATCAGAGGCAAAACGCTATGCCTTTCTCATGGAAAAGGGCGCTGTTTCCAAATCTGACTTTGAGAACAAACAGACGCTCGCAGCTACCCAGGAAGCAATTGTCAACGGAGATAAGGCCGATGCAGACAATGCCCGTTTAAATGTAGATTTTTGTTATATCCGCGCCCCCCTTACCGGCAGAACCGGGGCGTATATTGTCCATGAAGGGACAATGATAAAGGACAATGACACTAAACTTGCTGTTATTAATCAGATAATCCCTATATATGTAAAATTTTCCGTTGCCGAGAAACAGCTTCCCGATATACGGAAATACATGGCATCAAATAAATTGAAAGTACGGGCCTTTACACCGGGTTTCCAGGATAAAACACTGGAAGGCACTCTTTCATTCATCGATAATACCGTAGACCCTGCAACGGGAATGATAATGCTTAAAGCAACCTTTGCCAATAAGGATAAATTTCTCTGGCCGGGGCAATTCGTAAACATAGTCCTTCAACTAACCGAGGAACCGAATTCCATCGTAGTCCCTGCGGCGGCTGTTCAGATAAGCCAGAGCGGATCATACATATTTGTCGTGAAACCGGACAAAAAGGTTGAATATCGGCTTGTCACAGTATCAAGGACTATTGGCAACGAAACAGTCATAACTAAAGGCATCCTTGCAGATGAAACCGTCGTTACAGACGGCCAGTTGAAGCTTCGTGAAGGCTTTCCTGTAGAAATCAGGGATTTTTTGACACCGGCAGTATCCGGCGCTACTGCCAAACCCGTTGATACGCCTAATAAAAAGTAA
- the recA gene encoding recombinase RecA: MREEENRTKAIDMAVSHIEKLFGKGSIMKLGEKPIEAVPVIGTGSIALDVALGVGGLPRGRVIEIFGPEASGKTTLALQVVGEIQKIGGTAAFIDAEHALDVAYAKKIGVKTDELLISQPDTGEQALEITEILVRSGGVDIVVVDSVAALVPRAEIEGDMGDAHMGLQARLMSQALRKLTATISKSMTTVIFINQIRQKIGIMFGNPETTTGGNALKFYASVRLDIRRIASIKDGQEVVGSRTRVKVVKNKVAPPFKEAEFDIIFGQGISREGDLVDLGVDAGIVEKSGTWYSYGDIRIGQGRENAKDYLKKHGEAANEIHGKILAYYELKKGDA, translated from the coding sequence GTGAGAGAAGAGGAAAACAGGACAAAAGCAATAGATATGGCTGTATCCCATATCGAGAAGCTTTTCGGGAAAGGCTCCATTATGAAGCTGGGAGAGAAACCCATAGAGGCCGTGCCTGTTATAGGCACAGGTTCTATTGCGTTGGATGTAGCACTCGGAGTTGGAGGCCTGCCCAGGGGCAGGGTCATCGAGATATTCGGCCCGGAGGCATCAGGTAAAACAACGCTCGCATTGCAGGTTGTGGGGGAAATCCAGAAAATTGGCGGAACAGCTGCATTTATAGACGCCGAGCATGCGCTTGATGTTGCCTATGCAAAAAAGATCGGTGTAAAAACAGACGAGCTACTCATTTCCCAGCCGGATACCGGTGAACAGGCCCTTGAAATTACTGAGATTCTCGTGAGGAGCGGAGGTGTCGATATTGTTGTGGTCGACTCTGTTGCCGCCCTTGTACCAAGGGCAGAGATCGAGGGGGATATGGGCGACGCCCATATGGGTTTACAGGCACGACTTATGTCCCAGGCATTACGGAAACTCACCGCAACGATAAGCAAATCAATGACTACCGTCATATTTATAAACCAGATCAGGCAGAAAATAGGGATAATGTTCGGAAACCCCGAGACCACCACAGGGGGGAATGCATTGAAATTTTATGCTTCTGTACGGCTTGATATCAGAAGAATAGCTTCCATCAAAGATGGTCAGGAGGTTGTCGGAAGCAGGACAAGGGTAAAGGTCGTAAAGAATAAGGTTGCTCCACCGTTTAAAGAAGCTGAGTTCGATATAATATTCGGACAGGGCATATCAAGAGAAGGAGACCTGGTTGACCTGGGTGTTGATGCAGGTATTGTTGAAAAAAGCGGCACCTGGTACTCATATGGTGATATACGGATCGGACAAGGCAGAGAAAATGCCAAGGATTACCTTAAAAAACACGGAGAGGCAGCAAACGAGATTCATGGAAAAATACTTGCCTATTACGAATTAAAGAAGGGTGACGCGTGA
- a CDS encoding TolC family protein has product MNKINIFWIILVFIIPFSVYADEPLIKNGEQLSMKRCIEIALKIQPTLMRDRYVVMQKEAQLGQARASYFPKVDTSANFTRNYPVSDTKDPLFSGLYLSQYNKNLGSATLNQTIYDFGRTPANVFIKKLNLESSRFDLDTTAITVSNNVKSSYYGVLKTKKSRDVNIETVARLKQHFDQAVMFFEAGKKPKYDVTKAEVDLSNAKLNLIGAENDLKIAWIMLNNAMGIDLAYEYQIEDSLFFEKYELDVEDIISKAYKNRPDMKSLIAQKDSAEKAVELAKREYYPQLSGVAAYNAIGSQYPLGQGFQAGITMSMNIFDGFLTTNKVAEAIANKKTIDAKIDSLKLQILLDVKQAYLNLLKAKDSIANTEVQVRQATENLELANLRYGAGIADPLEVTDASVSYSQAKLSNISALYDYKIAQANIEKAMGNK; this is encoded by the coding sequence ATGAATAAAATCAATATATTCTGGATAATTCTCGTTTTTATCATACCGTTTTCCGTATACGCAGATGAGCCGCTGATTAAAAACGGTGAACAGTTGAGCATGAAAAGGTGTATAGAGATAGCGCTGAAGATACAACCTACTCTTATGCGTGACAGGTATGTGGTCATGCAGAAAGAAGCCCAGCTTGGCCAGGCAAGAGCAAGTTATTTTCCAAAGGTGGACACATCTGCCAATTTCACCAGAAATTATCCCGTTAGCGATACCAAAGACCCCTTATTCTCAGGGCTTTATTTAAGTCAATACAACAAGAATCTCGGCAGCGCCACATTAAACCAGACAATTTACGATTTTGGGCGGACACCTGCAAATGTGTTTATAAAAAAATTGAACCTGGAGTCATCGCGTTTTGATCTTGATACGACTGCCATTACGGTTTCTAATAATGTTAAAAGTTCTTATTACGGGGTCTTAAAGACAAAAAAATCAAGGGATGTGAATATAGAAACGGTAGCACGATTAAAGCAACATTTTGATCAGGCAGTTATGTTTTTTGAAGCGGGGAAAAAACCGAAATATGATGTGACAAAGGCAGAGGTAGATTTGAGTAACGCGAAGTTAAACCTGATCGGTGCGGAAAACGATTTGAAAATCGCATGGATTATGCTGAACAATGCAATGGGTATAGATTTGGCATATGAATATCAAATTGAGGATAGTCTTTTTTTTGAGAAATATGAATTGGACGTTGAGGATATCATCAGTAAAGCCTATAAAAATAGACCCGATATGAAATCGTTGATTGCTCAAAAAGATTCAGCAGAAAAAGCTGTTGAGCTTGCAAAAAGGGAATATTATCCACAATTATCGGGTGTTGCTGCATATAATGCTATAGGCAGTCAGTACCCTCTTGGTCAGGGCTTTCAGGCAGGCATTACAATGTCAATGAATATTTTTGATGGATTCTTAACTACAAACAAAGTCGCTGAAGCAATTGCAAACAAGAAAACAATCGATGCCAAGATAGACTCGCTGAAGCTACAGATCCTGCTTGATGTAAAACAGGCATATTTAAACCTGTTAAAGGCCAAAGATTCAATTGCAAATACTGAAGTACAAGTAAGGCAGGCAACGGAAAATCTTGAGCTTGCGAACCTCAGATACGGCGCCGGAATTGCAGACCCCCTTGAAGTCACGGATGCTTCCGTTTCATACAGTCAGGCAAAGTTATCCAACATAAGCGCACTCTATGATTACAAGATTGCTCAGGCAAATATCGAAAAAGCCATGGGGAATAAATAA